The sequence below is a genomic window from Streptosporangium lutulentum.
CTCCTGTGCCGCGTCAAGGCGAGAGGGGGTCTCGATGTTGACGTGGATCAGCAGGTCGCCCCGGCCGTTCTCGTTGAGATGCTGAATGCCCCGGTTGTACAGCGGGATGGTCTGGCCCGACTGCGTGCCGGGCCGGATGTCCAGCTCCTCGGGGCCGTCGAGCGTCTCCATGGTCAGGATGGTGCCGAGGGAGGCCGCGGTCATCGGAATCTGCACGGTGCAGTGCAGGTCGTCGCCCCGGCGCTCGAAGATCTCGTGCGGGCGCTCGACGATCTCCAGGAACAGGTCTCCGGGCGGGCCGCCACCCGGGCCGATCTCACCTTCGCCGGCGAGCTGGATGTGGGTGCCGTCCTCCACTCCCGCCGGGATGCGGACCTTGATGGTCCGCCGGGTGCGGACCCGGCCGTCGCCGGAGCACTCCTGGCAGGGGTTGCGGATGATCGAGCCGAAACCGCCGCACTGGGGGCAGGGCCGGGAGGTCATGACCTGGCCGAGGAAGGACCGGGTGACCTGGGAGACCTCACCGCGGCCATGGCACATGTCACAGGTGTCGGGGTGGGTGCCGGCCGCCGCGCCGGAGCCCGTGCAGACCTCACAGAGCACGGCGGTGTCGACGACCAGCTCGCGGGTGGTGCCGAAGGCCGACTCGTTGAGGTCGAGCTCGACCCGGATGGTGGCGTTGCGCCCGCGGCGGGCACGCGAACGGGGACCGCGTCCGCCGCCCGCGGCGCCGAAGAAGGCGTCCATGATGTCGCTGAACGGGAAACCCGCGCCGAACCCCCCGGCACCGGCGCCCCCGCCCGAGGCGAACGGATCGGCACCCATGTCGTACATCTGCCGTTTGTTGGAATCCGACAGGACCTCGTAGGCCTGCGTGATGTCCTTGAATCTCTCCTGGGTCTCAGGGTCGGGGTTCACATCGGGATGCAGCTCCCGCGCCAGACGCCGGTAAGCCTTCTTGATCTCTTCCGCACTGGCGTCACGACGCACCCCGAGGGTGCCGTAGTAGTCACTCTTAGCCACTTAGTTGACCTCTTAGGATGCAGCCAGGATCTGGCTGACGTAACGTGCCACCGCGCGCACCGCGCCCATCGTGACCGGGTAGTCCATTCGCGTCGGACCCAGCACACCGAGCCGGGCCAGTTGCTTGTCCCCTGAACCGTATCCAGCGACGACGATCGATGTGCCCTGGAGGCCGGTATAGGGGTTTTCCGAGCCGATCCGCACCGTCAGCGCTGACAGGTCGGACGTCTCGCCGAGCAGGCGCATGAGCACGACCTGCTCTTCCAGGGCCTCCAGCACGTCGCGGAGTCCGACGGTGAAGTCGGCCCCCGCGAGGTTGGCTGCCCCGGCGAAGACAATCTTTTCATCGTGCCGGTCCACCAGGGACTCCAGCAGCACCGACAGGATCGTGGCCGCGAGCGGCCTGTCCTCGGCGGCGAGACGCGCGGGCAGATCGACGACCTTGTCGGGGACGCTGGTGAGCCCGCATCCGTCCAGGCAGGAGTTGAGCATCGCCCGCAGATGGGCGACGCGGGCCTCGTCGACCGTTTCGTGCAGCTCGACCACGCGCTGCTCGACCCGTCCCGTGTTGGTGATGAGCACGAACATCAGCCGGCGCTCACTCAGCGGGACCAGCTCGACGTGGCGAACCGTGGAGTTGGTCAACGTGGGGTATTGAACCACCGCCACCTGCCTGGTCAGCTGCGCGAGCAGCCGTACCGTGCGCATGACGACGTCGTCGATGTCCACCGCGCCGGCCAGGAAGGTCTCGATGGCCTTCCTCTCCGCGCTCGACAGCGGCTTCACCTGCGAAAGCCGGTCGACGAACAGCCGATAACCCTTGTCGGTGGGCACCCGACCGGCACTGGTGTGGGGCTGGGCGATGTAGCCCTGCTCCTCCAGCACCGCCATGTCGTTGCGGATGGTCGCGGGCGACACTCCCAGGTTGTGCCGCTCGACGAGCGCCTTGGAACCCACCGGCTCATTGGTGGACACGTAATCCTCGACAATGGCGCGAAGCACCGCGAGCTTCCGGTCGTCGACCAACGTGCTCACCTCCCTGCCTGCGTCCGAAGGTGGGGACTCCGGGCTGGCACTCTGTGTCCCCGAGTGCCAAGTGTACGGCCCATGGCCGCGAGGTGCGATAACAGGAGGGGCAGATGATCGGACCAAGCCGTCGTCAAGTCAACTGCTATCACTATCCAAGCGGCACGAACCACAATTTCGCACATGTCCCACGATTTCGGCTCTCCTTCGGGTGACGCGTCTACACACGTGCCCGATTACGGCGTTCCTCAACACCCATATGGCCAGCAGCAGTACCAGAACGACCCTTCCTATGGTTATGCCTCTTTCGCTTACGGCGTCCCCCAGGGCCCGCCGCCCAGGGAGAAGATCAAACCCGGCATCGGCTGGATCGTCGGTGTCTGGCTCGTCGCGCTGCTCAGCGTGATCGCCGGCGTCGGCGGCTTCCTCGGCGGTGTCTTCAACGCGCTCGGGGACGCCGCGCCCGCCACGTCCTTCGGCTCGGGCAAGGTCGTCACGGTCAGCCTCGACCCGGCGGACAAGTCCGCCATCTACGTCTCCGCGACCGGGCCCACCGATTTCGAGTGCGCGTTCCAGGGCGGTCCGGGAACCGCCAGGCTGTCGCAGCCGGACATCCAGCAGACCGTCACGTCCGACGGCGTCATCTGGGAGATGGGCTTGCGGGTGGGAGTCGACAAGGCGGGTGACTACCAGCTCACCTGCGACGCGAGCGAGGCCGCCGGCACCGAGTTCGGCGTGGGCACGGAGCTCGCCACCGACTCGCTCTTAGGCGGGGTGATCACCCTGTTCGCGGTGCCGGGCGGCGGGATCCTGCTGGCCGTCATCGTGACGATCGTCGTACTGGTGAAACGGAGCGGCGCCCGCAGACGCCAGGCCGCCGCGTCGGCGGGACAGTGGGGATCGGGACCGTACGGCGGGTGATCTCAGCTTTTGCTAACGTCCATTTGATCCATGGCGAGAAGATGGTGGGCGGTCGGTGATGTACGAACGTGACGTGCTGGCGGGAGACTGGCGACGCCCCCTGAAGGGGAAGATCCCTCAGGTTCCCGCAGAGCTTGACCTGGTCGTGGAGGACGCCGACGGCGGCTTCTGCGGCGCCGTGGTGGCCTGCGACAAGGAGGCCGTCACCCTGGAGGACCGGTTCGGGCGCCGGCGGTTGTTCCCGCTGGAGCCGGCCGCGTTCCTCCTGGAGGGCAAGGTGGTGACACTCGTCCGTCCCGCCGCCGCGCCCCAGGGGCCGAGGCGGAGCGCCTCGGGTTCCATCGCGGTGGAGGGCCTGCGGGCGCAGGTCGCCAGGGAGAGCCGGATCTACGTGGAGGGCATCCACGACGCCGCCCTGGTGGAGAAGGTCTGGGGCCACGACCTGCGGGTCGAAGGCGTGGTCGTGGAGTATCTCGAAGGGGTCGACCACCTGCCCTCGATCGTCGAGGAGTTCGGCCCCGGCCCCGAACGACGACTGGGCGTGCTCGTCGACCACCTGGTTCCCGGCTCGAAGGAGAGCAGGATCGCCGCCCAGGTCTCCTCGCCGCACGTGTTGATCGTCGGGCACCCGTTCGTGGACGTCTGGCAGGCGGTCAAGCCTTCGGCGGTGAGAATTCCCTCCTGGCCGTCGGTACCACGCGACGTACCCTGGAAGGAAGGCGTCATCGCCGCCCTGGGCTGGAAACTGGAGCCCAGCGACGCGTGGCGTCGCATTCTCGGATCGGTCACGACATATGCCGATCTGGAGCCAGAACTCCTCGGCCCGGTCGAGGAATTAATCGACTTCGTGACGATTCCCGGCGAGGATGGCTAGCCCTTGAATCCACCAGGAGAGGCTATGAGCGAGAACCCCGAGGATCTACCTCGCGAGTCCGCGGACCCGGACCGAACGCGGCGCATCGACCAGCCTTCCCCGCCCGGCCTCACCCAGCCGGGCCAGAGCCACACCCAGCAGGGCTGGGGCCACCCCCGGTTCGACCCGCCGCCCGACCAGAACCACCCGCGGCCCGACCAGGGGCAGGGCCACCCCCAGGGCCCGAGCCACACCCAGCAGGGTTGGGGCTATCCCCAAGGCCAGGGCTATGCCCAGCAGGGCCAGAGTCACCCACCATCGGGGCAGGGGTACGGCTACCCGCCTCCCCCGATCCCGCCGTACGACATGAGCGGCCACGGCTACCAGGGCGGCTATCAAGGTGGGTACCAGGGTGGATACCAGGGTGGGTATCCCCAACCCGGCGCGTACGGATACGGCTACGGCCATCCGGGGGCATACGGTCCGCGGCCCGGCAGCGACGACACCACCCTGTCCATGCTCGCCCATCTGCTGGGCCTTCTGACCTGGTTCGTCGGCCCGTTGGTGGTGTATCTCGCCAAGAAGGACGAATCCCCCTACGTGCGCGCTCAGGCCGCCGAAGCCCTCAACTTCCAGCTCACCCTGATGATCGCCTACTTCGTCTCCTGGATTCTGGCGTTCGTACTGATTGGTTTCGTCCTGATGTTCGTGGTCTGGATCGGATCGATCGCCTTGATGATCATCGCCGCCGTCGCAGCCAATCGAGGCGAGAACTACCGTTATCCAATGAACATCCGCTTCATCCGCTGACACCGAGCGCGCCTCCGGTCCAGGAGGCGCCTCCCGAGGCGCCGGTCACCTGGCCGGCGCCTCCTGTGCGGCCGGGTTCGGTGCCTCTCCGCCGGGCTCCCGCCTCGGCCGTCCTGGAGCGCCGGGCTCCCGCCTCGCCGGCCCGGAGCGCCTGCCTCACGGCCCGCCGCATCGGCGCTCCCTACCGAGAACGCCGTTCACCGTACCCGCACGGGCCACCGGTCACCGTGCTCGGTAGAGGGTTCCGGTCACCGTACTCACGTGAGGTCGCGGACCAGCGCGTCGGCCAGCAGACGCCCGCGCAGCGTGAGCACCGCGCGGCCCGCCTTGAACGGTTCCACCTCCAGCAGGCCGTCGGCCAGCGCCTGTGCGACCACCGGCGGCCGTTCGAGCTCCTTGAGCGGGAATCCCTGGACGAGCCTGAGCTCCAGCATCAGCCGTTCCACCGCCCGGTCCTCGGGGGTCAGCACCTCCCGTGCATGCGCGGGGGAGGTGCCGGAGGCCAGGCGCTGGGCATAGGCCGCGGGATGCTTGACATTCCACCACCGGGTGCCGCCGACATGGCTGTGCGCGCCGGGACCGACCCCCCACCAGTCACCGCCGGTCCAGTAGAGCAGGTTGTGCCGGCAGCGACCGGCCTCGGAGGTCGCCCAGTTGGACACCTCGTACCACTCGAATCCGGCCTCGGCCAGCATGGTGTCGGCGATGAGATAGCGGTCGGCGGCCACGTCGTCGTCGGGCATCGGCAACTCGCCGCGCCGGATCCTGGCGGCCAGCTTGGTACCGTCCTCCACGATCAGCGAGTAGGCCGACACATGATCGGGCCCGGCCTCGATCGCCGCGGTCAGCGAGGCGCGCCAGTCGTCGTCGCTCTCCCCCGGCGTGCTGTAGATCAGGTCCAGGTTGACGTGGTCGAATCCCGCCTCCCTCGCCTCCCGTACGGCGTGCGCCGGGCGGCCCGGCGTGTGCCGGCGGTCCAGCACCTGGAGCACGTGCTCACGGGCGCTCTGCATGCCGAAGCTCATCCTGTTGAACCCGCCGGCGCGCAGCTCCGACAGGTAGGCGAGGTCCACGGACTCGGGGTTGGCCTCGGTGGTCACCTCCGCGCCGGGGGCCAGCCCGAACTCCCTCTCGATCGCTCCCAGGATCCGGACCAGGTCACCGGCCGGGAGCAGGGTCGGGGTGCCGCCGCCGAAGAACACGGTCTCGACCGGGAGATTCACGTCGCCGAGGTTGGCCCGCGCCCGCCGTACCTCGTCGATGGCGGTGTCGGCGTAGTCCTTGTGCGAGGCGCCGGGACCGAGCTCGGACGCCGTGTAGGTGTTGAAATCGCAGTAACCGCAGCGGGTCACGCAGAAGGGCACGTGGACGTAGAAGCCGAAGGGCCGCCCGCCGAGCCCCTGGAGCGCGCTGTCGGGAAGCTCGCCTGAGGCCGGTACGGGATCGCCGTCGGGAAGTGTGGATGGCACGGTGCAAGTCTGCCGCTTCCTCCGGCATGCCCGGCACGGGCGCTCACCGGCCCCGGCATTCCGGCCTCCCGTGTGCCTCAGGTGCTCTTGAGTACCTCAGATCTCGTGTTCGGTTCGCTTGGGCAGTTTGTAACGCTGGGCAAGGGGATTCCACAGCTCCAGAAAATTCCGCTTGGCGGTCGTCGCCTCATTGGAGAAGGTGAGACCGCGCTGGTAGTCCTTGTCACCGCTCCACGCCTTGTCGCAGTCGGTGTTCTGGCGCGTCGCCCAGGCGAGGAACGCCTCGTCCGCGTTGAACGAGGCGGTCAGCGCCTCTGTCAGGCGCTCCTTGACGGCGTCTCCGCCGTCGAGCGTGCCGGTGTCCAGTGCCTTGACCTGGACCACCTGCTCGCGGCGGGCGTCGGTGACCCGGCGGACCGTCTCAAGGGCCGGGGCGGTGTCGGTGCACGAGCGAAGCTGATTGAGAGCCGGCCCGAGACCTGATCTGGAGCCTCCGCTGTCGGTGAGCAGAGCGTTCAGCACCTCGGCCTGCTTCTCAGCCTGCTGCTCGGTCTCGGGGGAGGTGCTGGTCGAGGGGTCTTCGGCCTCCTGAGGCGTTCCGGCCTCGGACTCCTGCCCGGAGGTGCCGGTCGCCGCCGTTTCGACGCCCACCACCGAACTCGGGTCGTCTCGCGCGACGAACCACGCGATCCCGGCGGCGATCATCACCACCAGCACCGCCGCGGCCACGAGCCCCGTCTTGCGTCCCCTTTCGGGCCGCTCGCCCTCGCCCCATTCCGGCTGGGGCGGCGGAGCCCAGTTACCCGGCTGGGACTCCTGCCAGGTGGGCGGCGGAGGTCCTTGCTCCCACGCCTGCGGGGCCTGCTCCCGGCCGGAGGGATCGTGCTGCGGGGGCTGCCGACCGGCGGCGTCGCGCGACGGATTCCGGTGTCCGGCCGGAGATTCGGGCCGCAGGGCCTGCGAGTGCTGCTGCCAGTCCGAAGGATTCTGCTGCCAGCCTGACGGTGAGGGGTGCTGCGGAGCCGAGGCGTCCTGCCCCCAGGCAGGCGGCGAGGGATGCTGCGGAGCCGAGGCGTCCTGCCCCCAGCCGGGCGGCGAGGGATGTTGTGGAGCCGAGGCGTCCTGCCCCCTGGCAGGCGGCGGAGACTGCGGAACGGAAGCGTCCTGCCCCCGATCGAACGGCGAGGAGTGCCGCGAAGCAGGAGGGTCCTGCCCCCAGACAGGCGGCGAGGGACGCTGCGGAGCCGAAGGAGCCTGCCCCCAGGCAGGCGGCGGAGACTGCGGAATCGACGCGTCCTGCCCCCAACCGGGCGGCGAGGAGTGCCGCGGGACCGAAGGATCCTGCCCCCAGGCAGGTGGCGGGGGTTGTTGCGGAACGGGAGGATCCTGTTCCCAGGCAGGCCGAGGAGACTCCTGCCGGTCTGCCGGCTCGGGCTCCGTGGACGACGGTGGCTCGTGGGCGGGGGTCCCGCATCGGGGGCATTGCGGCAGCCCGTCCAGCTTTGTGCCGCAGCGGTTGCAGAAAGCCTGCTCCATATTCCATGAAGGTATCGAAGTAATGGGTCGGCTAGGCGGCAAATTCCTGCAGACCGTTGACGCGTAGATCGCCCAGGTCTACGATCCGGGAAAACTTAAAGGAAAGTTTCCTATAAGTTACTACTCCAAGCAGTGGAGAAGCCCGTGCAGAGACTCCTCCGAAACATGATCGCGGCCACTCTCGCCGCAGGTCTCGCGGCGATGGCCGTGCAGGTCCCGGCCCAGGCCGAAACCCAGAGTCAGGCCCAGAGCAGCCTGGACCACAGCGACCGCTTCAAGCGGGTCGCCTATTTCATCCAGTGGGGCGTCTACGGCCGCAATTATCACGTCAAGGACATGGACACCAGCGGCGCGGCCGCCAAGCTGACCCATGTCAACTACGCCTTCGGATTCGTCAACAGCGACGGTGACTGCTACTCGGCCGACCCGTGGGCGGACTGGCAGCGCCCGGTGCCCGCCGAGCAGAGCGTCGACGGCGTCGCCGACGCCGCCGGGCAGGCCCTGAACGGCAACCTCAACCAGCTGAAGAAGCTCAAGGCCAAGCACCCCGGCCTCAAAACGCTGATCTCCCTCGGTGGCTGGACCGGCTCGAAATACTTCTCCGACGCGGTGCTGACCCCCGAGGGACGCGCCAGGCTGGCCTCCTCCTGCGTGGACCTGTGGCTCAAGGGCAACCTGCCCG
It includes:
- the dnaJ gene encoding molecular chaperone DnaJ is translated as MAKSDYYGTLGVRRDASAEEIKKAYRRLARELHPDVNPDPETQERFKDITQAYEVLSDSNKRQMYDMGADPFASGGGAGAGGFGAGFPFSDIMDAFFGAAGGGRGPRSRARRGRNATIRVELDLNESAFGTTRELVVDTAVLCEVCTGSGAAAGTHPDTCDMCHGRGEVSQVTRSFLGQVMTSRPCPQCGGFGSIIRNPCQECSGDGRVRTRRTIKVRIPAGVEDGTHIQLAGEGEIGPGGGPPGDLFLEIVERPHEIFERRGDDLHCTVQIPMTAASLGTILTMETLDGPEELDIRPGTQSGQTIPLYNRGIQHLNENGRGDLLIHVNIETPSRLDAAQEELLRELARLRGEERPPGKFAPGQQSFFSRLRDAFNGR
- the hrcA gene encoding heat-inducible transcriptional repressor HrcA, with the protein product MVDDRKLAVLRAIVEDYVSTNEPVGSKALVERHNLGVSPATIRNDMAVLEEQGYIAQPHTSAGRVPTDKGYRLFVDRLSQVKPLSSAERKAIETFLAGAVDIDDVVMRTVRLLAQLTRQVAVVQYPTLTNSTVRHVELVPLSERRLMFVLITNTGRVEQRVVELHETVDEARVAHLRAMLNSCLDGCGLTSVPDKVVDLPARLAAEDRPLAATILSVLLESLVDRHDEKIVFAGAANLAGADFTVGLRDVLEALEEQVVLMRLLGETSDLSALTVRIGSENPYTGLQGTSIVVAGYGSGDKQLARLGVLGPTRMDYPVTMGAVRAVARYVSQILAAS
- a CDS encoding DUF3097 domain-containing protein, producing the protein MYERDVLAGDWRRPLKGKIPQVPAELDLVVEDADGGFCGAVVACDKEAVTLEDRFGRRRLFPLEPAAFLLEGKVVTLVRPAAAPQGPRRSASGSIAVEGLRAQVARESRIYVEGIHDAALVEKVWGHDLRVEGVVVEYLEGVDHLPSIVEEFGPGPERRLGVLVDHLVPGSKESRIAAQVSSPHVLIVGHPFVDVWQAVKPSAVRIPSWPSVPRDVPWKEGVIAALGWKLEPSDAWRRILGSVTTYADLEPELLGPVEELIDFVTIPGEDG
- a CDS encoding DUF4870 domain-containing protein codes for the protein MSENPEDLPRESADPDRTRRIDQPSPPGLTQPGQSHTQQGWGHPRFDPPPDQNHPRPDQGQGHPQGPSHTQQGWGYPQGQGYAQQGQSHPPSGQGYGYPPPPIPPYDMSGHGYQGGYQGGYQGGYQGGYPQPGAYGYGYGHPGAYGPRPGSDDTTLSMLAHLLGLLTWFVGPLVVYLAKKDESPYVRAQAAEALNFQLTLMIAYFVSWILAFVLIGFVLMFVVWIGSIALMIIAAVAANRGENYRYPMNIRFIR
- the hemW gene encoding radical SAM family heme chaperone HemW, with protein sequence MPSTLPDGDPVPASGELPDSALQGLGGRPFGFYVHVPFCVTRCGYCDFNTYTASELGPGASHKDYADTAIDEVRRARANLGDVNLPVETVFFGGGTPTLLPAGDLVRILGAIEREFGLAPGAEVTTEANPESVDLAYLSELRAGGFNRMSFGMQSAREHVLQVLDRRHTPGRPAHAVREAREAGFDHVNLDLIYSTPGESDDDWRASLTAAIEAGPDHVSAYSLIVEDGTKLAARIRRGELPMPDDDVAADRYLIADTMLAEAGFEWYEVSNWATSEAGRCRHNLLYWTGGDWWGVGPGAHSHVGGTRWWNVKHPAAYAQRLASGTSPAHAREVLTPEDRAVERLMLELRLVQGFPLKELERPPVVAQALADGLLEVEPFKAGRAVLTLRGRLLADALVRDLT